A region of the Candidatus Margulisiibacteriota bacterium genome:
GATCCCTTCCAATTTGGGTAAAGCTGGCGGCGCTTCTTTTGGCTCTGTTGGGGCCGCCTTGGGCTGGGGTTTGACCTCAAACTCTTTGATCTTGATCCTCAAAGCGAAAGGGTCGACCAATTCTTTGAATTCTGGCTCTGGCGCGGGAAGCGGGGCGAGGGATGTTGTCGCGGCGGTTTCCGTGGTGGCAGGCGCCGATCTATTGGGGGGGGGTGACTGGAAGTTTGGTTGAGGAGCCGGGAGGTTTGTCTCGTTTGGCTGGTAGTAGGCATAGAGCGCGTATAAGGCGGCGACCAAAGCAACCAACGATAATAATATTTTCATAGAGTACACTCTTTATATTTTAGTAATAGGCTATCAGAGTCATTGTTATGTCAAGCGTCGGATCTTTCGCGCCATTGGAGAAGCAGTCGAGTATGTCAATTATAACGATTATTGGAAGATCATTCAAATAGACCATGAAGTCGTAGAGATTTCTATATTTACCGGAGCAGGTAAGGCTGAATTTAAGCCGCCCCTGTTCCTGGCTCTGGATTGGACGAACGGTGATCAGATTCAGTTTTGATCTGGTTGTGACCTGGGAAATGCTTTGCAGGGTTTGCAGGGCTCGCCTCTGGGTGGAAGATGGAGTGTCTGGCCGTATGACCCCAGATTTATCTTGCAGTATTTCCAGGATCCTGATCTTTTTTTCCGCGACTTGAAGGTCCAGACGGAGTTCCTGGCGTTTTTCCCTGGCGATTTTGAGTTCCCGCAGAATTGGGGAAAAGAAAAAGAGATCAAACATATAGATGGCAATGACCAGCGCCATAATGGTTAACAGGTTTCTTTCCCGGTTCGATAATTTATTGAGCATTACTACTCCTTGATTCGGCCGACAATCTCAAAATTAAATGATTCCACGTTGTGCTGGTAGTTTTTTACCGCCTGGACGAGTTGAACATCTTCCAGAACCGGTGAAGTCGAAAGGTTTAAAACAAAATAGGATAGGATGTTTTCGGCTGAATCGTTATATTTGTAGGCCGTCCCCCAAAGGTGGAGGCTGTTGATCGTCATTTTGATGCTGTTAATAGTGACGC
Encoded here:
- a CDS encoding type II secretion system protein M, translated to MLNKLSNRERNLLTIMALVIAIYMFDLFFFSPILRELKIAREKRQELRLDLQVAEKKIRILEILQDKSGVIRPDTPSSTQRRALQTLQSISQVTTRSKLNLITVRPIQSQEQGRLKFSLTCSGKYRNLYDFMVYLNDLPIIVIIDILDCFSNGAKDPTLDITMTLIAYY